The genome window TGCAAGTCAAAATACTTGTATCTGTGGGAGTTGAGTCTCTATGTAGCCCCACTTGTATTAATACGACTTTATTGTCTCCTTGACCTATTATGCTATTAATACTGTCCATGATATTTCCctctctgtttgtgtccctGCTCTCAGGCCTGTGTTCCACTGTGGAGGAGACCTGGTCACAGACTCGGGCTTTGTTGGCAGTGAGGGCTTCCCAAGCTTCTATAAACCCAACAGTAAATGTACCTGGCGTATCACCGTGAGTCACTTACCAGCTGCAGCATGTCTAACTGCTGACTACTTCCTCACTCAGTGTCTCGCTGTGTGACTCATACACAAATCTCTTTGCTTTCCAGGTCCCAGAGGGAAACGTGGTCATGCTTTCTTTCCGCATTTTTGACCTGGAGGCAGATTCACAATGCCGCTACGACTATCTGGACATTTACAACGGCCATTCAAACTTGGTACAAAAACTAGGCCGCTTTTGTGGAACTTTCCGGCCTGGCGCTCTCATTTCTACCACAAACACCATGATGCTAGAGATGGTGACTGATGGAGAGACGCAGGGGAGAGGGTTTGTGGCCTATTTCAGCGGAGCCAAACCATACGTAGATGGTATGCAGTcaaaatatttcctttaaaaaaaaataaaatgtttattttatatcatgCCTACTAATATGTCCAGTCTACACAGGCTTACCAACCCACTACAAATGATATAAGCCAGGCTCAGAGAGGAGCGcatacattttcaaatgatattacaaaaagtcaaaaaatgaacaaaacaaacttttaactgtttttttaatctgattttttaatctgattttcCGATCCAAATTCCTTATTTCTAATACATGTCTAATTTGATCTAAAGGTTGTGAAAAATCCTTATTACTGATTGGACCATTTACCTCTTGGAGAAAGATCTGGCCAAAAATCCAGCATCAATAGCAACTTATTTAGCATTTATGAATGGCTTACCAACATGTAACTCCAACATGTAACTCCATTATTATTAAACAGGACGGGCAAATGATAGCCATTTGGATTTTTTACATCTCCAAGGCCCCAAATTTGATCTTATTAATGGCTTATAACTgacctttaaataataatttcttatttgttAACCATTAATAACGCTAGCAACTGTTTTACAAGTCGATTCACTTTGCTATCTAACAACTTTAACAAATTTAGTTGATAAATTCATCAGtatttccctctctccttttctacttttactttttgtacagTAATTGCCAACAGATCTGTCAAGCAAACAATCTCAGCACTTTATACTCAAATGAGATTTGCATAAAACACAGTATAAAACCTAACTTAACTTAATTTTTGCTTATATGTGATACAAAAGGTTAATTACTGGTAAGCATAATAACCACTACAGATACATGGTTGTGGCCATTTTGAAGTTATCTATACATGGGGACACCCTGGTGACCTATGATTAAGATACCAACCATGTACTGCAAAATTCCATCTCTTTGTCCCACATTTACTGTTATCGCTGTAGCCGGGGCTACTATCTGCTATAGCAGGCGTCTACATTTTTCAAACTAAGGGCCCCCTCAgctcacagagagacagagcatAAACCCCCTACTGTATGTATCTtataaaactgatttatttgtcattagcCTCACTCTCTGCACTCTCAACAGTAGTTTCTGAGGTGGACAGTATTTCAGATTtacaaaaagttgcaaaatgatCCATGGTGGCTCACAAGAATGTTGGCACACTTGGAAAATACACAGCTAATTGGCCAATatgtgtcattaaaaattaGTGTTACCTAACATGATTGCACAAGGATTCATAGGGAACAGTTAGCCCACTATTAATGTTGTGTGCTGTAagttagtattattttttatgaacagGGTGATTTATCTGTGCTAATAATAAGACAGATTTATGTTAATGTGTATGTTGcgacattttcaaatttttacaaaagaaagaaaaaaaaaccaacttagTAAAACAGTAATTTGGTGGCCCCATAGATCGAATATAAAGATGAACAAAATGACAGTTccccccaaagtgtaacttttcagtctagatcgccccctggtgtctgtctgcagtataggtcataaagcccgcccctccatgttagagtatgggacataggccaaactaaaaactcaaagtacacaccaaatcaATTTTTCCCAACAATGGTTTCTGTCACAGAAGGTAGTTCTCGTCAGCCTGATGTGtgttcaagtgattgtttttatgacaagtttggttttaatgagttatttgattctacaaaaaggggattttcagccatgattgacagctgtgacagccagtCCATGCGCTGgcattcaatggggctgctcGCGACTGGTCGGATGGGTGTTTTGGTGGCAACTGCGATTGAATGACTctgaatgacatcaccagcacaagatggcagcggctgtatccaggatattttagcttccCTTTAGTATAGTGGGGTTAAAGTCCATTGATGGCTACCCAGCAGTAATTTTGGGGACTCCCTTGTGGTCACGGA of Plectropomus leopardus isolate mb unplaced genomic scaffold, YSFRI_Pleo_2.0 unplaced_scaffold13101, whole genome shotgun sequence contains these proteins:
- the LOC121963882 gene encoding procollagen C-endopeptidase enhancer 2-like, with product IVSLTYYAINTVHDISLSVCVPALRPVFHCGGDLVTDSGFVGSEGFPSFYKPNSKCTWRITVPEGNVVMLSFRIFDLEADSQCRYDYLDIYNGHSNLVQKLGRFCGTFRPGALISTTNTMMLEMVTDGETQGRGFVAYFSGAKPYVDDQQFCGGKITKSQGEIMTPNWPDKKYPPGTSCSWLITVEPDRVIQVKFDKFVLEADTYCRFDYVAFFNGGEKDDSRLIGKYCGDQAPQ